From Rutidosis leptorrhynchoides isolate AG116_Rl617_1_P2 chromosome 3, CSIRO_AGI_Rlap_v1, whole genome shotgun sequence, a single genomic window includes:
- the LOC139899862 gene encoding F-box protein At5g07610-like, whose product MMNTEAKFNLVNKSVADDDDHDSIADHSNHESAELIGSNADLLIKIFVGLPVKSIVRFKSVSKQWLSLLTHPRFTLMFDKLFNSSALYYHELHASFDVTNSTTPPFRTLDFYPDTIGIRIVQSCNGLLLCRCDKDVYEYEYEGSGNYYVFNPTTKKFALIPPVIGSPDAETLIRFMGLAYHPTECVHYKLVCILRAGYSVLDQGYDEAWNKIYNIQIYLSHTGKWKKLNQTFTPLDDTLFRYGVYWNGAFYWAPTCPNPMYLRLDAEQLQELPLPSTLPVRYAFYVKRPLYFGESRGHLHLVDTSDEKNPSSLNVYEMLRDRSGWFIKYQLDFHQLYATYPNMTHTYRSFYGDKYEFRVLDVVRGEEEDDTFMVVKVVDNIKRYNILDKSFQHLRDIPNNIEEVEGCCSKAFSKTFHPFVGHRYIEKIGSF is encoded by the coding sequence ATGATGAACACAGAAGCCAAATTCAACCTGGTCAATAAATCGGTggctgatgatgatgatcatgattccATCGCAGATCATTCTAATCATGAATCTGCAGAACTCATCGGTTCTAACGCGGACCTTCTTATCAAAATCTTTGTTGGTCTCCCTGTTAAGTCCATCGTTCGTTTCAAATCTGTTTCAAAACAATGGTTGTCTCTTTTGACTCACCCTCGTTTTACTCTCATGTTTGACAAACTTTTCAACTCTTCTGCTCTTTATTATCATGAATTGCATGCTTCCTTTGATGTTACAAATTCAACCACTCCCCCTTTTCGTACTCTTGATTTCTATCCCGATACCATCGGTATCAGAATTGTGCAATCTTGTAATGGATTACTACTCTGCCGTTGCGATAAAGatgtatatgaatatgaatatgaaggtAGTGGTAACTACTACGTTTTTAATCCCACCACAAAGAAATTTGCATTAATCCCTCCTGTCATTGGAAGCCCAGATGCTGAAACTTTAATCCGTTTTATGGGTCTGGCCTACCATCCGACCGAGTGTGTTCATTACAAACTTGTATGCATTCTTCGTGCAGGATATAGTGTCCTTGATCAAGGGTATGATGAGGCATGGAATAAAATTTACAACATTCAAATATATTTGTCCCATACAGGGAAATGGAAGAAACTAAATCAAACTTTCACTCCCCTTGATGATACTTTATTCAGATATGGAGTTTATTGGAATGGAGCCTTTTACTGGGCACCCACGTGTCCTAATCCGATGTACTTGAGGCTGGATGCTGAACAACTACAAGAATTGCCATTGCCATCCACATTGCCCGTGAGGTATGCTTTTTACGTGAAGAGGCCACTTTACTTTGGGGAATCTCGTGGCCATCTACATCTAGTCGATACCTCGGATGAAAAGAACCCTTCAAGTTTGAATGTGTATGAAATGTTGAGAGATCGTTCCGGGTGGTTTATCAAGTACCAACTGGACTTCCATCAACTTTATGCCACTTACCCGAACATGACCCATACCTATAGGTCGTTCTATGGTGATAAATATGAGTTCAGAGTCTTAGATGTGGTTAGAGGTGAAGAAGAAGACGATACCTTCATGGTGGTGAAAGTTGTAGATAATATCAAGAGGTACAATATCCTTGACAAAAGTTTCCAACACTTGCGTGATATCCCCAATAATATTGAGGAAGTTGAGGGATGTTGCTCAAAAGCATTCAGCAAAACGTTTCATCCTTTTGTTGGTCATCGTTATATCGAGAAAATAGGATCTTTTTAA